A stretch of DNA from Bacillus sp. (in: firmicutes):
GGTATTTTCATAGCTTTATCTTGGGTAGGAATTCGCGCTATCTTCGCATTTGTATGATAGATTATCGGTTTTGATGCAATTCGGACTTTCGTTGGAAAAGGAGTGAGTCACGGATGAAAAAAGGCAAAGTCATCGTCGTCGGTGGCGGATTAGCTGGCTTGATGGCAACAATTAAAATTGCAGAAACAGGAACGCCGGTCGAGTTGTTCTCATTAGTACCTGTAAAGCGTTCTCACTCTGTATGTGCACAAGGTGGAATTAACGGTGCAGTGAACACAAAAGGGGAAGGAGACTCTCCTTGGGAGCACTTTGACGATACCGTATACGGTGGGGATTTCTTAGCAAACCAACCTCCAGTAAAAGCAATGTGTGAAGCAGCCCCTGGTATCATTCATCTATTAGACCGTATGGGAGTTATGTTTAACCGTACTCCAGAAGGATTGCTCGATTTCCGTCGCTTCGGAGGTACCCAACACCACCGGACGGCGTATGCTGGGGCAACAACAGGTCAACAGCTTCTTTACGCACTAGATGAACAAGTTCGTCGTCATGAAGTGGCTGGTCTTGTTACAAAGTATGAAGGGTGGGAATTTTTAGGCGTTGTTCTTGATGACGCTGGAGTTACTCGTGGTATTGTTGCGCAAAACTTAACCAATATGGAAATTCATTCGTTCCCAGCTGATGCGGTTATTATGGCGACTGGTGGACCTGGTATTATTTTCGGTAAATCAACGAATTCGGTTATTAATACTGGTTCAGCAGCTTCTATTGTATATCAGCAAGGAGCGTACTACGCTAACGGTGAGTTTATCCAAATTCACCCAACAGCCATTCCAGGGGACGACAAACTTCGTCTCATGAGTGAGTCTGCTCGTGGTGAAGGTGGTCGTGTTTGGACATACAAAGACGGAAAGCCATGGTATTTCTTAGAGGAAAAATATCCTGCTTACGGAAACCTCGTACCGCGTGATATTGCGACACGTGAAATTTTCCATGTATGTGTAGACTTAAAGCTGGGTATTAACGGGGAAAACATGGTTTATCTTGACCTATCCCATAAAGATCCAAAAGAATTAGATGTTAAGCTTGGTGGAATTATTGAAATTTATGAAAAGTTTATGGGGGATGACCCACGAAAAGTGCCGATGAAAATCTTCCCAGCTGTTCATTATTCAATGGGTGGATTATGGGTTGACTACGATCAACAAACGAATATTCCAGGATTGTTCGCAGCCGGTGAATGTGATTATTCACAACATGGAGCTAACCGTCTAGGAGCAAACTCCTTACTTTCTGCCATTTACGGTGGTATGGTCGCTGGACCGAAAGCTGTAGAGTATATTCGTGGTCTTGAGAAAAGTGCAGATGCTATGCCTTCTTCTCTATATGATACGTATCGTAAACATGAAGAAGAAAAATGGAACCAAGTTCTTTCATTAGATGGTAACGAAAATGCTTACTTGTTACATAAAGAGCTTGGTGAATGGATGACAGATAACGTAACGGTTGTTCGTTACAATGACAAACTATTAAAAACGGATGAAAAAATTCAAGAATT
This window harbors:
- the sdhA gene encoding succinate dehydrogenase flavoprotein subunit — translated: MKKGKVIVVGGGLAGLMATIKIAETGTPVELFSLVPVKRSHSVCAQGGINGAVNTKGEGDSPWEHFDDTVYGGDFLANQPPVKAMCEAAPGIIHLLDRMGVMFNRTPEGLLDFRRFGGTQHHRTAYAGATTGQQLLYALDEQVRRHEVAGLVTKYEGWEFLGVVLDDAGVTRGIVAQNLTNMEIHSFPADAVIMATGGPGIIFGKSTNSVINTGSAASIVYQQGAYYANGEFIQIHPTAIPGDDKLRLMSESARGEGGRVWTYKDGKPWYFLEEKYPAYGNLVPRDIATREIFHVCVDLKLGINGENMVYLDLSHKDPKELDVKLGGIIEIYEKFMGDDPRKVPMKIFPAVHYSMGGLWVDYDQQTNIPGLFAAGECDYSQHGANRLGANSLLSAIYGGMVAGPKAVEYIRGLEKSADAMPSSLYDTYRKHEEEKWNQVLSLDGNENAYLLHKELGEWMTDNVTVVRYNDKLLKTDEKIQELMERWENININDTAKWSNQGATFTRQLKNMLHLARVITIGAYNRNESRGAHYKPEFPDRNDEEWLKTTMAKFNPEKNAPEFHYEDVDVSLIPPRKRDYTKKKGEK